In Oreochromis aureus strain Israel breed Guangdong linkage group 20, ZZ_aureus, whole genome shotgun sequence, the following are encoded in one genomic region:
- the LOC116330815 gene encoding rho-related GTP-binding protein RhoA-C-like — MRTSGGRSFPVGQEEEKGVQRNTKMAAIRKKLVIVGDGACGKTCLLIVFSKDQFPEVYVPTVFENYVADIEVDGKQVELALWDTAGQEDYDRLRPLSYPDTDVILMCFSVDSPDSLENIPEKWTPEVKHFCPNVPIILVGNKKDLRNDDHTRRELAKMKQEPVKYEDGKEMANRISAYGYQECSAKTKDGVREVFEMATRAALQAKKRNRKSTCLLL; from the exons ATGCGTACTAGCGGTGGGCGGAGTTTTCCAGTTGGTCAGGAAGAGGAGAAAGGCGTACAGAGAAACACCAAG ATGGCTGCTATCAGAAAGAAGTTGGTGATCGTCGGTGATGGTGCATGTGGGAAAACCTGTCTCCTCATCGTATTCAGTAAGGACCAGTTCCCAGAGGTCTACGTACCCACTGTGTTTGAAAACTATGTGGCAGACATTGAAGTGGACGGGAAACAG GTAGAGCTAGCACTTTGGGACACAGCGGGTCAGGAAGATTATGACAGGCTGAGGCCCCTGTCCTACCCAGACACAGATGTTATCCTCATGTGTTTCTCTGTGGACAGTCCTGACAGTTTAG AGAATATTCCAGAAAAGTGGACTCCTGAGGTGAAGCACTTTTGTCCAAATGTTCCCATCATCCTGGTAGGAAATAAAAAAGATCTGCGCAATGATGACCACACCAGACGAGAGCTAGCCAAAATGAAACAG GAACCAGTCAAATATGAAGATGGCAAAGAGATGGCAAACCGCATCAGTGCCTACGGCTACCAAGAGTGTTCTGCCAAAACCAAAGATGGTGTGAGGGAAGTCTTTGAGATGGCAACTAGAGCTGCGCTGCAGGCCAAAAAGCGTAACAGGAAGTCCACCTGCCTACTGTTATAG